One Corynebacterium tuberculostearicum DNA window includes the following coding sequences:
- a CDS encoding PRC and DUF2382 domain-containing protein: MGKNIKDLFNATAYDKDGEKLGDVNEVFVDDQSGQPTFVEVNHGLFGMNSSLVPLRGHDFSGDDLKLGFSKDRIKDAPDFDSDKPLTPEAQSDIFKHYGLENAHDVTDYKDSNLDSKRDVQAGADKDHNLTAGAGAAGAGAGVAGAGVAGAHADEKKAATHTTDDAATERKAGVADDAAAARTNNDGELIRSEEQLNVNKERVATGEARLRKYVVTDTESVEVPVEREEVRVERTPINAEDAKNYNGSISGDSEEASVTLHEERVNVNKETVPVEKINLKKDTVRDTETHTEELRKEQIDTDGVDGLKK, encoded by the coding sequence ATGGGTAAGAACATTAAGGACCTCTTTAACGCAACCGCATACGACAAGGACGGCGAGAAGCTGGGCGACGTTAACGAGGTATTCGTTGATGACCAGTCCGGCCAGCCTACCTTCGTTGAGGTTAACCACGGCCTGTTCGGCATGAACTCCAGCCTAGTTCCGCTGCGTGGACACGACTTCTCCGGCGACGACCTGAAGCTGGGCTTCTCCAAGGACCGCATCAAGGATGCTCCGGACTTCGACTCCGATAAGCCGCTGACCCCTGAGGCACAGTCCGATATCTTCAAGCACTACGGTCTGGAAAACGCACACGACGTTACCGACTACAAGGATTCCAACCTTGACTCCAAGCGCGACGTTCAGGCTGGCGCTGACAAGGACCACAACCTGACCGCAGGTGCTGGCGCTGCTGGTGCTGGCGCAGGTGTTGCAGGTGCAGGCGTTGCTGGTGCACACGCTGACGAGAAGAAGGCAGCCACCCACACCACCGACGACGCTGCTACCGAGCGCAAGGCTGGCGTAGCTGATGACGCTGCAGCTGCACGCACCAACAACGATGGCGAGCTCATCCGTTCCGAGGAGCAGCTCAACGTCAACAAGGAGCGCGTGGCTACCGGTGAGGCTCGCCTGCGCAAGTACGTTGTGACCGACACTGAGAGCGTTGAGGTCCCGGTTGAGCGCGAAGAGGTTCGCGTCGAGCGCACCCCGATCAACGCTGAGGATGCCAAGAACTACAACGGCTCCATCTCCGGTGACTCCGAGGAAGCTTCCGTCACCCTGCACGAGGAGCGCGTGAACGTGAACAAGGAAACCGTTCCGGTTGAGAAGATCAACCTGAAGAAGGACACCGTTCGCGACACCGAGACTCACACCGAGGAGCTGCGCAAGGAGCAGATCGACACCGATGGTGTTGACGGCCTCAAGAAGTAA
- a CDS encoding 4Fe-4S dicluster domain-containing protein — translation MTNLLTENASRHGYDKYRRMAFFTDTSVCIGCKACEVACKEWNRNPVEGYDVTGDSYDNTGALGANTWRHVAFVEQNNDRIEHAREEGKNLISLGMPSVGVQAPEVDTTPPDTDTFRWLMSSDVCKHCTHAGCLDVCPTGALFRTEFGTVVVQDDVCNGCGTCVAGCPFGVIERRDDGGVALKYDKTATVDYVDNSHAGVNVLKKLKQLAPQGPDHTPGESMPIKNLGVAQKCTMCYDRLKQGEQPACSKTCPTDSIQFGPYEEMVAAAKERVRVLHEQGLTEARLYGANQDDGVGGTGSIFLLLDSPEVYGLPPDPRVPTADLPQMYKTAAKAIGGMALAVAGSFLIGGRK, via the coding sequence ATGACAAATCTTCTGACCGAAAACGCGAGCCGGCATGGCTATGACAAGTACCGCCGCATGGCCTTTTTCACCGATACTTCCGTGTGCATCGGGTGTAAGGCCTGCGAGGTGGCGTGCAAGGAGTGGAACCGCAACCCGGTAGAAGGCTATGACGTCACGGGTGATTCCTATGACAACACCGGCGCACTGGGTGCAAATACCTGGCGGCACGTGGCCTTTGTGGAGCAAAACAATGACCGCATCGAGCATGCCCGCGAGGAGGGAAAGAATCTCATTTCCCTGGGTATGCCCTCGGTAGGGGTGCAGGCCCCAGAGGTTGATACCACCCCGCCGGATACGGATACGTTCCGGTGGCTCATGTCCTCGGACGTGTGTAAGCACTGCACGCATGCGGGCTGCTTGGACGTGTGTCCTACCGGCGCGTTGTTCCGCACCGAGTTTGGCACCGTTGTGGTCCAGGATGATGTGTGCAATGGCTGCGGCACCTGCGTGGCCGGTTGCCCGTTTGGCGTCATCGAGCGCCGCGATGACGGCGGTGTGGCGCTGAAGTATGACAAGACGGCCACGGTGGATTACGTGGATAATTCCCATGCCGGCGTGAACGTGCTGAAAAAGCTCAAGCAGCTTGCCCCGCAGGGCCCTGACCACACACCTGGCGAGTCGATGCCGATTAAGAATTTGGGCGTGGCCCAAAAGTGCACCATGTGCTACGACCGCCTGAAGCAGGGAGAACAGCCAGCATGTTCTAAGACCTGTCCTACTGATTCCATCCAGTTCGGCCCGTATGAAGAGATGGTGGCCGCAGCCAAGGAACGCGTGCGTGTATTGCACGAGCAAGGGCTTACCGAGGCCCGCCTTTACGGCGCCAACCAGGACGATGGCGTGGGCGGAACCGGCTCCATCTTCCTGCTTCTGGATTCACCTGAGGTCTACGGTTTGCCGCCGGACCCGCGCGTGCCGACGGCCGATTTACCGCAGATGTATAAGACCGCAGCCAAGGCTATCGGCGGCATGGCGCTGGCCGTGGCCGGTTCGTTCCTGATTGGGGGACGCAAATGA
- a CDS encoding cation diffusion facilitator family transporter: MSSIGSEQRILERFMQLSIAAAVVTIILKALAAWFTGSVGFLSDALESIVNLAAAVAGFNALRIAAKPADDNHQFGHGKAEYVSALVEGAMIFIAAGMIIYTAIQRFFVPQPIEEPGWGLALSTLSSVLNGAVGIALIRAGKRYRSATLDADGHHLLTDVWTSVGVLIGIAAVFLTGWWWLDPVVALAVGINILWTGYSLLRDSVSSLLSEALPDDERQNIRQLLARLEQEHSVTFTDRRTVASGRQRLVYLTMEVPGEWSVMHSHEVADAVEIALDELYPGCSAFIHVEPAGLENRRPYLFR; this comes from the coding sequence ATGTCCTCTATTGGCTCAGAGCAGCGCATTCTTGAGCGCTTCATGCAGCTGTCCATCGCCGCCGCTGTGGTCACCATTATCCTCAAGGCATTGGCAGCGTGGTTTACCGGCTCGGTGGGTTTCCTGTCCGATGCCCTCGAATCCATCGTAAACCTCGCCGCGGCCGTCGCCGGCTTTAATGCCCTCCGTATCGCCGCTAAGCCGGCCGACGATAACCACCAGTTTGGCCACGGCAAAGCCGAGTACGTCTCCGCCTTGGTAGAGGGCGCCATGATTTTTATTGCGGCCGGCATGATCATTTATACGGCGATCCAACGCTTCTTTGTTCCGCAGCCTATTGAAGAGCCGGGCTGGGGCTTGGCGTTGTCAACGCTTTCGTCCGTGCTCAACGGCGCGGTGGGCATCGCGCTCATCCGTGCAGGTAAGCGCTATCGTTCCGCCACCTTGGACGCGGATGGGCACCATTTGCTTACCGACGTCTGGACTTCCGTCGGCGTCCTTATAGGCATCGCCGCCGTATTCCTTACTGGTTGGTGGTGGCTGGATCCTGTAGTGGCGCTCGCAGTGGGCATCAATATTTTGTGGACGGGCTATAGCCTTCTGCGCGACTCGGTGAGTAGCCTTCTTTCTGAGGCGCTTCCCGACGACGAGCGTCAGAATATTAGGCAATTGCTAGCCCGGCTGGAGCAGGAACACTCGGTAACGTTCACGGATCGTCGCACCGTGGCCTCTGGCCGCCAGCGGTTGGTGTACCTGACCATGGAGGTGCCAGGGGAGTGGAGCGTCATGCACTCCCACGAGGTTGCAGACGCAGTGGAAATTGCCCTCGACGAGCTCTACCCAGGCTGCAGTGCGTTCATTCATGTGGAACCAGCCGGCCTGGAAAATCGGCGTCCGTACCTATTCCGCTAA
- the pcp gene encoding pyroglutamyl-peptidase I, whose translation MKILVTAFDAFGGESINPTERALQQLPDRIGDAELIKLVIPTKFGESLRRAIEAAEGSAVDAIVCLGQAGGRAHITPERVAINVMDADIPDNVGYQPVDVPVVEGGPAAYFSTLPVKEMVAAMEDSPARLSNTAGTFVCNQLLYGLLHHFAATRVRAGFVHVPFITEQEKTDKPMMELAEIVEGIKRALWAVQAS comes from the coding sequence ATGAAAATCCTCGTAACCGCATTTGACGCGTTCGGCGGAGAGAGCATCAACCCCACGGAACGAGCGCTTCAACAACTGCCGGATCGCATTGGAGACGCGGAGCTCATCAAGCTGGTGATCCCGACGAAGTTCGGGGAATCGCTGCGTCGGGCGATCGAGGCCGCGGAGGGCTCGGCGGTCGATGCAATTGTATGTTTGGGCCAGGCCGGTGGGCGGGCGCATATCACTCCAGAGCGGGTCGCGATTAACGTTATGGATGCCGATATTCCTGATAATGTGGGTTATCAGCCGGTGGATGTACCGGTTGTGGAAGGCGGCCCGGCGGCATACTTCTCTACGTTGCCGGTAAAGGAAATGGTTGCGGCAATGGAGGATAGTCCGGCGCGGTTGTCGAATACGGCCGGGACCTTTGTATGCAATCAGCTGCTCTATGGTCTCCTGCACCACTTTGCAGCGACGAGGGTGCGTGCAGGATTTGTCCACGTCCCGTTCATTACAGAGCAGGAGAAAACGGATAAGCCCATGATGGAGCTGGCGGAGATCGTCGAGGGGATTAAGCGGGCACTCTGGGCGGTGCAAGCTAGTTAG
- a CDS encoding type 1 glutamine amidotransferase domain-containing protein: MAELDNKTIAIIATDGFEDSELTSPLEAVKNAGATVRVLAPKAGTITGKKGTEISVDAATADSTGESFDGIILPGGTDNADLIRLDKAAVEIVRNHMSKDLPLGAICHGAWILADAEALKGRTLTSFPSLQTDLRNAGAIWVDEEVHCDQGLVSSRTPDDLPAFNAKLVEEFAEGQH, from the coding sequence ATGGCTGAACTAGATAACAAGACCATTGCCATCATCGCTACCGATGGCTTCGAAGACTCTGAGCTGACCTCCCCGCTGGAGGCCGTGAAGAACGCTGGCGCTACCGTGCGTGTCCTCGCCCCAAAGGCCGGCACCATCACCGGCAAGAAGGGTACGGAGATTTCCGTGGACGCCGCTACCGCTGACTCCACCGGCGAGTCTTTCGACGGCATTATTCTGCCTGGCGGTACCGACAACGCCGACCTCATCCGCTTGGACAAGGCCGCAGTGGAAATCGTGCGCAACCACATGAGCAAGGATCTGCCGCTCGGCGCTATCTGCCACGGTGCTTGGATTCTGGCTGATGCTGAGGCCCTCAAGGGACGTACCCTGACTTCCTTCCCCTCCCTGCAGACCGACCTGCGCAATGCAGGCGCTATCTGGGTAGATGAGGAAGTCCACTGCGACCAGGGCTTGGTTTCTTCCCGTACTCCAGATGACCTGCCAGCCTTTAACGCCAAGCTGGTAGAAGAGTTTGCAGAGGGACAGCACTAA
- a CDS encoding dicarboxylate/amino acid:cation symporter → MSQQESSRSKLPGWATGFGAQVIAGLIIGLILGFIASGMDTDPDNPGWLTTLLTGVGGAYVQLLKVMIPPLIFAAVVTSVANLRKVANAASLAISTLVWFAITAFFSVLTGIIVAVVMKPGIGTSIDASTAQDPSHVGSWTAFFEQLLPQNFVGLSASLSDGEVSLSFGALQLLVISLAIGIAAVKTGKSAEPFLRFTESFLKVIQVILWWIIRLAPIGTAALIGKAVATYGWDALGSLGKFVLAMYVGMGLVFAVIYPAVLKFNKIPVIGFFKRVWPVTSLGFVTRSSMGVMPATERFSEKAMGVPSEYASFAIPLGATTKMDGCASVYPAIAAIFVSQFYGIDLDFTQYLLIIFVSVIGSAATAGTTGATVMLTLTLSTLGLPLAGVGLLLAIEPIIDMGRTALNVTGQVLCATIVAKRAGIQDKATWDAAENGVKDIMDSDSAEAIGVKA, encoded by the coding sequence ATGTCTCAACAAGAATCTTCGCGCTCCAAGCTTCCAGGCTGGGCCACGGGATTCGGTGCCCAGGTCATCGCGGGCCTTATTATCGGCCTCATCCTAGGCTTCATTGCCTCCGGCATGGATACCGACCCAGACAACCCCGGCTGGTTGACCACCCTACTCACGGGCGTCGGCGGCGCCTACGTCCAGCTACTCAAGGTGATGATCCCGCCACTGATCTTCGCCGCTGTTGTCACCTCCGTCGCTAATCTGCGCAAGGTGGCCAACGCCGCGTCCCTGGCAATCTCCACACTGGTATGGTTTGCCATCACCGCATTCTTCTCCGTCTTGACGGGCATCATCGTCGCCGTCGTGATGAAGCCGGGCATCGGCACAAGCATCGATGCTTCTACCGCGCAGGACCCTTCCCACGTCGGTTCATGGACCGCGTTCTTTGAGCAACTTCTCCCCCAGAACTTCGTGGGCCTTTCTGCCTCGCTTTCCGACGGCGAAGTATCCCTCAGCTTTGGTGCCCTCCAGCTCCTCGTCATCTCGCTAGCCATTGGTATCGCCGCCGTCAAGACTGGTAAGTCTGCTGAGCCTTTCCTGCGCTTTACCGAGTCCTTCCTGAAGGTCATTCAGGTCATCCTGTGGTGGATTATCCGCCTTGCCCCGATTGGCACCGCGGCCCTTATTGGTAAGGCCGTAGCTACCTACGGCTGGGATGCATTGGGCTCGCTGGGCAAGTTCGTCTTGGCCATGTACGTAGGCATGGGCCTGGTATTTGCCGTGATCTACCCGGCAGTACTGAAGTTCAACAAGATCCCGGTCATCGGCTTCTTCAAGCGCGTGTGGCCCGTGACCTCCCTGGGCTTTGTCACCCGTTCTTCGATGGGCGTCATGCCAGCTACCGAGCGCTTCAGTGAAAAGGCTATGGGAGTTCCGTCCGAGTACGCTTCCTTTGCCATTCCGCTGGGCGCAACTACCAAGATGGATGGCTGCGCTTCCGTATACCCAGCCATCGCTGCCATCTTCGTCTCCCAGTTCTACGGCATCGACCTTGACTTCACCCAGTACCTGCTCATCATCTTCGTGTCCGTTATTGGTTCCGCTGCTACTGCAGGCACCACCGGCGCAACGGTGATGCTCACCCTGACGCTTTCCACGCTCGGCCTGCCACTGGCCGGCGTTGGTCTCCTGCTTGCTATCGAGCCGATTATTGACATGGGCCGTACCGCACTCAACGTCACCGGACAGGTGCTGTGCGCCACCATCGTGGCTAAGCGCGCCGGCATCCAGGACAAGGCAACCTGGGATGCTGCCGAGAACGGCGTCAAGGACATTATGGATTCTGACTCGGCTGAGGCCATCGGCGTCAAGGCTTAA
- a CDS encoding thermonuclease family protein: MGWVKPLVGIFAVGAVASVALGGGDEDAVVVNRVIDGDTIDVDIDGENTRVRLLNIDTPEIGHNGEPSECLAEEAKQYLEGRLPKGTEVRLEYDSERTDKYGRTLAGVFIDDDFINADVAAEGLATAVVFGGNDKFYDEVHNAERRPKDAGEGIFGVSDECKVSSDEDMAEALSGAEAAAAAFAASGEADIAGYEDVLDKSAAAKAGLAVLTRHKDARSTFQKAAYPDAPKEIAAKKERELEGKEKQAREEIEKLEEEKREKERQEEERRRAEERKEEIRQQEHDAPEVEVAEQQTHDEVAEYQAPEQQPAPRPAPVVDNYTGCRAYGGNYAMTSVDKNGRSYAKIDCTTKQQIG, from the coding sequence ATGGGCTGGGTTAAACCTCTCGTTGGCATTTTCGCAGTTGGCGCAGTGGCGTCCGTTGCCTTAGGCGGCGGCGATGAAGATGCAGTGGTGGTCAATCGAGTGATCGATGGCGACACCATTGACGTCGACATAGACGGCGAAAATACCCGCGTCCGGCTACTTAATATTGATACGCCGGAAATCGGCCATAACGGCGAACCGAGTGAGTGCCTCGCGGAGGAAGCGAAGCAGTACTTGGAAGGACGGCTGCCAAAGGGGACGGAGGTTCGGTTGGAATATGACTCCGAGCGGACCGACAAGTACGGCCGCACCCTTGCCGGTGTCTTTATCGACGATGACTTCATTAACGCGGATGTCGCGGCCGAAGGGCTGGCCACTGCAGTCGTATTTGGTGGAAACGACAAGTTTTATGACGAAGTGCACAACGCCGAACGCCGCCCTAAAGATGCTGGCGAAGGGATCTTTGGGGTCTCGGACGAGTGCAAGGTCTCCAGCGATGAGGACATGGCCGAAGCGCTTAGCGGCGCTGAAGCTGCGGCGGCAGCATTTGCAGCTTCCGGGGAAGCTGATATTGCAGGGTACGAGGATGTATTGGACAAGTCAGCAGCTGCGAAGGCCGGATTAGCGGTTCTGACTCGCCACAAAGATGCTCGAAGCACCTTCCAGAAAGCAGCGTATCCGGATGCTCCCAAGGAGATTGCCGCGAAGAAGGAACGCGAGCTTGAGGGAAAGGAGAAACAAGCCCGCGAAGAGATCGAGAAATTGGAGGAAGAGAAGCGCGAGAAGGAGCGCCAGGAAGAAGAACGCCGCCGTGCAGAGGAGCGGAAAGAAGAGATTCGTCAGCAGGAGCACGATGCGCCGGAAGTAGAGGTAGCGGAGCAACAAACGCACGACGAGGTGGCTGAATACCAAGCGCCCGAGCAGCAGCCCGCACCTCGGCCGGCACCGGTGGTCGATAACTACACCGGGTGCCGAGCTTATGGCGGAAACTATGCCATGACGTCTGTAGATAAGAATGGACGTTCATACGCGAAGATCGACTGCACTACGAAGCAGCAGATCGGTTAG
- the ychF gene encoding redox-regulated ATPase YchF: MSLTLGIVGLPNVGKSTLFNALTRSEILAANYPFATIEPNVGLVELPDSRLTQLAEMFNSERILPATVSFVDIAGIVSGASQGEGMGNAFLANIREADAICQVVRAFSDDNVIHVDGKVDPRNDISVINTELILADLQTIEKALPRLEKDARKNKDLAAEVEATKKAQEILEDDRTLFAAAKEGEIDLALVRDLHLMTAKPFLYVFNSDEAVLTDDAKKEELRQLVAPAEAVFLDAQTETELLELEEDEARELLEAVGQDEPGLATLAKAGFATLGLQTYLTAGEKEARAWTIKQGSAAPQAAGVIHTDFEKKFIKAEIVSFDDLVAAGSMAEARAHGKVRQEGKDYIMQDGDVCDFKIGG; encoded by the coding sequence GTGAGTCTTACACTAGGAATCGTCGGCCTGCCCAATGTGGGCAAGTCCACTTTGTTTAATGCCCTGACCCGTTCCGAGATCCTGGCGGCGAACTACCCGTTTGCCACCATCGAGCCCAACGTGGGCTTGGTGGAGCTGCCGGATTCCCGCCTGACCCAGCTGGCGGAGATGTTTAACTCTGAGCGCATCCTGCCTGCCACCGTGTCCTTCGTGGACATCGCCGGCATCGTCTCCGGCGCTTCGCAGGGTGAAGGTATGGGCAACGCGTTCCTAGCCAATATCCGCGAGGCAGACGCCATTTGCCAGGTAGTACGCGCCTTCTCTGATGACAATGTCATTCACGTCGATGGCAAGGTGGACCCGCGCAACGATATCTCCGTTATTAATACCGAGCTCATTCTTGCGGACCTCCAGACCATCGAAAAGGCCCTGCCTCGCCTGGAAAAGGATGCGCGCAAGAATAAGGACTTGGCCGCCGAGGTAGAAGCAACCAAGAAGGCCCAGGAGATTCTGGAAGATGATCGCACCCTCTTCGCCGCCGCGAAGGAGGGCGAGATTGACCTCGCCCTCGTGCGCGATCTGCACCTGATGACGGCTAAGCCTTTCCTCTATGTCTTTAACTCGGACGAAGCAGTGCTTACCGACGACGCTAAGAAGGAAGAACTCCGCCAGCTCGTCGCCCCGGCCGAGGCCGTATTCCTCGATGCGCAGACGGAAACCGAGCTGCTTGAGCTGGAAGAAGACGAAGCCCGCGAGTTGCTCGAGGCCGTAGGCCAAGATGAGCCGGGCCTAGCTACCCTGGCTAAGGCAGGTTTTGCCACCCTGGGCCTGCAGACCTACCTCACCGCCGGCGAGAAGGAGGCCCGTGCGTGGACCATTAAGCAGGGTTCTGCCGCACCGCAGGCCGCTGGAGTCATCCACACCGACTTTGAAAAGAAGTTCATTAAGGCCGAGATCGTTTCCTTCGATGACCTTGTAGCCGCCGGCTCCATGGCCGAGGCTCGTGCGCATGGCAAGGTCCGCCAAGAGGGCAAGGACTACATCATGCAGGACGGCGATGTGTGCGACTTTAAGATCGGCGGCTAA
- the fdnG gene encoding formate dehydrogenase-N subunit alpha codes for MSRFSPLNWPVVRQLRSGDPFGRDVNTQSQKSKDKHGRTVEADRVVQSVCPYCAVGCSQRVYVKDERVIQVEGDPDSPISRGRLCPKGSASEQLINSATRLTKIKYRAPHSTEWQDLDEDTAMEMIADRFLEARRNGWQDVDDEGRPLNRTMGIAGLGGATLDNEENYLIKKLFTAAGAIQLENQARIUHSATVPSLGTSFGRGGATQPLQDMANADCIVIEGSNMAECHPVGFQWVVEAKKRGARIIHVDPRYTRTSAFANRHIGIRGGTDVVLLGAVINYLLENELYFHDYVVAYTNAPMIISEDYQDTEDLDGLFSGYDPETGKYVTDSWQYVQKPEGASWNVERDETLEHPNSVFQILKRHYARYTPEVVEETCGIAQEDFYYLAESIARNSTPDRTTCFAYALGFTQHTLGAQFIRTAAILQLLTGNVGRPGSGIMALRGHASIQGSTDIPTLFHSLPGYLPMPSVDKQSWPEFVDGIRNESQKGFWQIGENYVVSLMKSYWGDAATKDNGWGYDLMPRISGAHSTYETLMAMLDEQVEGYFVFGQNPAVAQSNGGMQRRGLAALKWLVVRDFQEIETASFWKDSPEIKNGELKTEDIGTEVFLMPAATHVEKAGTFTQTQRMLQWRFQAAPPPGDAKSDLWFFYQLGKKIKERLRDSTDPRDIPLQKVTWDYVETEEGEPNSEDVLKEINGYYLEGPKKGELLPAFVEMKNDGSTSGGCWIYTGVFKDGINQSARKVPGSEQNEVAPEWGWVWPANRRLLYNRASAKPDGTPWSERKKYVWWDADQGQWVGDDVPDFPATKAPDYKAPVDAVGPDALDGTDAFIMQADGRGWLFAPTGLSDGPLPTHYEPHESPVHNVLYKQQQSPTRLTIKRPDNLSRPEPGEPGSEVFPFVFSTYRLTEMYTSGAMSRRLPYLAELQPGLFCEVDKALAEKRGLENGKWATIISPRGVIEAQVLVTDRMQMMKINGEEFHQIGLPYHYGESDSTAVAGDGANDLLGLTLEPNVFIQNSKIGACDIQPGRRPRGEARMEMLKEYQKRAHLNLDSGNDLLTVNDSFTYNPEPPQTADADEHGEKGEESEEGK; via the coding sequence ATGTCTCGCTTTAGCCCTCTCAACTGGCCGGTTGTGCGCCAGCTGCGCAGTGGCGATCCCTTCGGAAGGGACGTCAATACGCAGTCTCAAAAGAGTAAAGATAAGCATGGGCGCACCGTGGAAGCGGACCGCGTGGTGCAGTCGGTGTGCCCGTACTGCGCGGTTGGTTGCTCGCAGCGCGTATATGTCAAAGATGAACGCGTCATCCAGGTGGAGGGCGATCCGGATTCGCCTATTTCTCGTGGGCGCCTGTGCCCGAAGGGATCCGCGTCGGAGCAGTTGATCAACTCCGCTACGCGCCTTACCAAGATTAAGTATCGTGCGCCGCACTCTACGGAGTGGCAGGATCTTGATGAAGATACCGCGATGGAAATGATTGCGGATCGTTTCTTGGAAGCCCGCCGCAATGGCTGGCAGGATGTGGACGATGAAGGCCGTCCGCTCAATCGCACGATGGGCATCGCCGGTTTGGGCGGTGCGACCTTGGATAATGAGGAAAATTACCTTATCAAGAAGCTGTTTACCGCCGCTGGCGCGATTCAGCTCGAGAACCAGGCGCGTATATGACACTCCGCCACCGTTCCTAGTCTAGGAACTTCGTTTGGCCGCGGCGGCGCAACCCAACCGCTGCAGGATATGGCGAATGCGGACTGCATCGTCATTGAGGGTTCTAATATGGCCGAGTGCCACCCAGTGGGATTCCAGTGGGTGGTGGAAGCCAAGAAGCGTGGTGCACGCATCATTCACGTGGATCCGCGTTATACGCGCACGTCAGCCTTTGCGAATCGCCACATCGGCATTCGCGGCGGCACGGACGTGGTGCTTTTGGGCGCAGTCATTAACTACCTGCTGGAAAACGAGCTGTACTTCCATGACTACGTGGTGGCGTATACCAATGCGCCGATGATCATCTCGGAGGACTACCAAGACACCGAGGATTTAGACGGCCTGTTCTCTGGTTATGACCCGGAGACCGGTAAGTACGTCACGGATTCGTGGCAGTACGTACAGAAGCCGGAGGGTGCGTCGTGGAATGTGGAACGCGATGAGACGCTAGAGCATCCGAATTCAGTCTTCCAGATTCTCAAGCGGCACTACGCGCGCTATACGCCTGAAGTAGTGGAGGAGACCTGCGGTATTGCGCAGGAGGACTTCTATTACCTAGCGGAGTCGATCGCGCGGAATTCCACGCCGGATCGCACCACCTGCTTTGCCTATGCGTTGGGCTTTACCCAGCACACCCTGGGTGCGCAGTTCATTCGTACCGCCGCCATCTTGCAGCTGCTCACCGGCAATGTGGGTCGCCCAGGTTCGGGAATTATGGCGTTGCGCGGTCACGCCTCGATTCAAGGCTCTACCGATATCCCGACGTTGTTCCACTCGTTGCCGGGGTATTTGCCCATGCCGAGCGTCGATAAGCAAAGCTGGCCAGAGTTCGTTGATGGAATCCGTAATGAGTCGCAGAAGGGCTTTTGGCAGATCGGTGAGAACTACGTGGTCTCGCTGATGAAGTCCTACTGGGGCGATGCGGCAACCAAGGACAACGGATGGGGATATGACCTCATGCCGCGCATTTCTGGTGCGCATTCGACCTATGAAACGCTCATGGCCATGCTGGATGAGCAGGTGGAAGGCTACTTTGTCTTTGGCCAGAACCCGGCCGTCGCGCAGTCCAATGGCGGTATGCAACGCCGTGGCTTGGCGGCGCTGAAGTGGCTGGTCGTACGCGATTTCCAGGAGATTGAGACCGCCTCCTTCTGGAAGGATTCGCCGGAGATTAAAAACGGCGAGCTTAAGACCGAGGACATCGGCACCGAGGTCTTCTTGATGCCGGCGGCCACCCACGTGGAAAAGGCGGGAACCTTTACCCAGACGCAGCGCATGCTGCAATGGCGCTTCCAGGCAGCCCCGCCACCAGGGGATGCCAAGAGTGACCTGTGGTTCTTCTACCAGCTGGGCAAGAAGATCAAGGAGCGCCTGCGCGATTCCACCGATCCGCGAGATATTCCTCTGCAGAAGGTCACCTGGGACTATGTGGAAACCGAGGAAGGCGAGCCGAATTCTGAGGACGTCCTCAAGGAGATCAACGGCTACTACCTAGAGGGCCCGAAGAAGGGCGAGCTTTTGCCTGCCTTCGTGGAGATGAAGAATGACGGCAGCACCTCGGGCGGTTGCTGGATCTATACCGGCGTGTTTAAGGACGGCATTAATCAGTCCGCGCGCAAGGTACCGGGTTCGGAGCAAAACGAGGTAGCTCCCGAGTGGGGTTGGGTATGGCCGGCCAACCGCCGTCTGCTCTACAACCGTGCTTCGGCGAAGCCTGACGGCACGCCGTGGTCCGAGCGCAAGAAGTATGTGTGGTGGGACGCTGACCAGGGTCAATGGGTTGGCGATGACGTGCCGGACTTCCCGGCTACCAAGGCCCCGGACTACAAGGCTCCGGTCGACGCCGTGGGCCCGGACGCCCTCGACGGCACCGATGCCTTCATCATGCAGGCTGATGGCCGCGGTTGGCTCTTTGCACCGACCGGGCTTTCCGACGGCCCATTGCCCACCCACTATGAGCCGCACGAGTCCCCGGTGCACAACGTGCTGTACAAACAGCAGCAATCGCCGACGCGCCTGACCATTAAGCGCCCAGACAACCTGTCGCGCCCAGAGCCTGGTGAGCCGGGCTCGGAGGTGTTCCCGTTTGTCTTTTCCACCTATCGCCTCACCGAGATGTATACCTCGGGTGCGATGTCGCGCCGCCTGCCGTACCTAGCGGAGTTGCAGCCGGGCCTTTTCTGCGAGGTCGATAAGGCCTTGGCAGAAAAGCGTGGCTTGGAAAACGGCAAGTGGGCCACGATCATCTCGCCGCGCGGCGTCATTGAGGCACAGGTCTTGGTCACTGACCGCATGCAGATGATGAAGATCAATGGTGAGGAGTTCCACCAGATCGGCCTGCCGTATCACTATGGCGAGTCCGATTCCACAGCCGTTGCAGGCGATGGCGCCAATGATCTGCTGGGCCTTACGTTGGAGCCGAACGTATTCATCCAGAATTCCAAGATCGGCGCTTGCGATATCCAGCCGGGGCGTCGCCCGCGCGGTGAGGCCCGTATGGAGATGCTCAAGGAGTATCAGAAGCGCGCGCACCTGAACCTGGATTCCGGCAATGATCTGCTCACCGTGAATGATTCCTTCACCTATAACCCAGAGCCGCCACAGACCGCGGATGCGGATGAGCACGGCGAGAAGGGCGAGGAAAGCGAAGAAGGTAAGTAA